One genomic window of Pseudomonas aeruginosa includes the following:
- the yacG gene encoding DNA gyrase inhibitor YacG, translated as MSQPLTVECPTCGAPVEWKSDNKYRPFCSDRCKLIDLGAWAAEEHAIPGDTLEDDIFSADLPPREH; from the coding sequence ATGAGCCAGCCCCTGACCGTGGAGTGCCCGACCTGCGGCGCGCCCGTCGAATGGAAAAGCGACAACAAGTACCGCCCCTTCTGCTCCGACCGCTGCAAGCTGATCGATCTCGGCGCCTGGGCCGCCGAGGAACATGCGATCCCCGGCGACACCCTGGAAGACGATATCTTCTCCGCCGACCTGCCACCTCGCGAGCATTGA
- a CDS encoding GNAT family N-acetyltransferase codes for MQLRSVIAADHPALFALWSRTPGIRLRAEDAYPFFLAYLQRNPGLSLLVETEGEVIACLMAGHDGRRGYLQHLVVDPGYRGLGLARRMLDEVLARLAREGIGKSHVFVLDAAEEAQAFWRAQSDWERRKDIQVFSTREGHA; via the coding sequence ATGCAACTTCGCAGCGTCATCGCCGCCGATCACCCGGCACTCTTCGCGCTATGGTCGCGAACGCCAGGTATCCGCCTCCGTGCGGAGGACGCCTATCCCTTCTTCCTCGCCTACCTTCAACGCAACCCCGGGCTGAGCCTGCTGGTCGAAACCGAAGGGGAGGTGATCGCCTGCCTGATGGCCGGGCATGACGGTCGCCGTGGTTACCTCCAGCACCTGGTGGTCGATCCCGGTTATCGAGGGCTGGGGCTGGCGCGGCGGATGCTCGACGAGGTGTTGGCACGCCTGGCGAGGGAGGGGATCGGCAAATCCCATGTCTTCGTCCTGGATGCCGCCGAGGAGGCACAGGCATTCTGGCGAGCCCAGTCGGACTGGGAGCGGCGCAAGGACATCCAGGTATTTTCCACTCGGGAGGGACACGCGTGA
- a CDS encoding energy-coupling factor ABC transporter permease produces the protein MIAAELLSAESLELGWAIYAPVLLLAAWRAPWVELVSDTRRQHLVFGTMLGLFLLWLVRRDFESGLSFHFIGMTAVTLLLDWPLAIVVGLVAQLGLCLLGRQDWLAIGVNGVLLVAIPALIAELAALFVEKRQPRNLFVYIFCCGFFPAALTAVVVLLLGLGVVWIDGLFPMPPWLEDFAGYLWLIMFPEAFINGTVITGLVVYYPEWLETFNRTRYLQAPWKDEERKP, from the coding sequence GTGATCGCTGCCGAATTGCTGTCGGCGGAAAGCCTGGAACTGGGCTGGGCCATCTATGCGCCGGTGCTGCTGCTCGCCGCCTGGCGCGCGCCCTGGGTCGAGCTGGTCAGCGATACCCGCCGCCAGCACCTGGTGTTCGGTACCATGCTCGGGCTGTTCCTGCTCTGGCTGGTGCGCCGGGACTTCGAGTCGGGACTGTCCTTCCATTTCATCGGTATGACCGCCGTCACCTTGCTGCTCGACTGGCCGCTGGCGATCGTGGTGGGGCTGGTGGCGCAACTGGGCTTGTGCCTGCTCGGCCGCCAGGATTGGCTGGCGATCGGCGTCAACGGCGTGCTGCTGGTGGCGATCCCCGCGCTGATCGCGGAGCTGGCGGCGTTGTTCGTGGAAAAGCGCCAGCCGCGCAACCTGTTCGTCTACATCTTCTGCTGCGGTTTCTTCCCGGCGGCCCTCACCGCGGTGGTGGTCCTGCTGCTCGGCCTTGGCGTGGTCTGGATCGACGGCCTTTTCCCGATGCCGCCCTGGCTGGAGGACTTCGCTGGTTACCTGTGGCTGATCATGTTCCCCGAGGCCTTCATCAACGGCACGGTGATCACCGGCCTGGTGGTCTACTACCCGGAGTGGCTGGAAACCTTCAATCGCACGCGCTACCTGCAGGCGCCCTGGAAGGACGAAGAGCGCAAGCCCTGA